One Rhodoluna sp. KAS3 DNA window includes the following coding sequences:
- a CDS encoding LLM class flavin-dependent oxidoreductase, giving the protein MSISKDIKFGLDTFGDMTNDLQGNPQSAGVVLRNVVEQAKLADSLGIDAFNVGEHHRDDFAVSAPDTMLAGIATVTKNITLGTGVTVLSSEDPVRVYQRFATIDALSNGRVEITAGRGSFTESFPLFGYNLSDYNVLFEEKLELLVQLWGEQAITWSGTTRSSLHNQEIYPKTDRGRMGIRVGVGGSPESVVRAARLGLPLALAIIGGDPARFAPFANLYRQQLTELGKEQLPISIHSPGHIAEDDEQAANELWPAYLAGFGRIGQERGWAPPTPQHFMSEVIHGSVYAGSPETVAKKIVHAITSVGAQRFDLKYANGPMPHERLMKSIELYGTEVIPRVRKLLEAFE; this is encoded by the coding sequence GTGAGTATTTCAAAAGACATCAAATTTGGCCTGGACACCTTTGGCGATATGACCAACGACCTTCAGGGAAACCCGCAGTCAGCCGGAGTAGTGCTGCGCAATGTGGTCGAGCAGGCCAAGCTCGCTGACTCGCTGGGCATCGACGCATTCAACGTTGGTGAACACCACCGCGATGACTTTGCGGTTTCAGCCCCCGACACCATGCTCGCCGGCATTGCCACCGTAACCAAGAACATCACCCTCGGCACCGGCGTTACAGTGCTGTCTAGTGAAGACCCAGTGCGCGTGTATCAGCGTTTTGCCACCATCGATGCCCTCTCAAACGGCCGCGTCGAGATCACTGCTGGCCGCGGTTCATTCACTGAGTCATTCCCGCTTTTTGGCTACAACCTCAGCGACTACAACGTTCTGTTCGAAGAAAAACTTGAGCTTCTAGTTCAGCTATGGGGAGAGCAGGCCATCACCTGGTCGGGCACCACCCGCAGTTCGCTGCACAACCAAGAGATCTACCCAAAGACCGATCGCGGCCGAATGGGAATCCGAGTTGGCGTTGGCGGCAGCCCAGAGTCAGTGGTTCGCGCCGCCCGCTTAGGTCTGCCTTTGGCGCTGGCCATCATCGGTGGCGACCCTGCCCGGTTTGCCCCGTTTGCCAACCTTTACCGTCAGCAGCTAACTGAGCTGGGTAAAGAGCAGTTGCCAATTTCAATTCACTCACCTGGTCACATTGCCGAAGATGACGAACAGGCGGCCAACGAACTTTGGCCGGCATACCTGGCTGGTTTTGGGCGCATTGGTCAAGAACGCGGATGGGCTCCGCCGACCCCGCAGCACTTCATGAGTGAGGTTATTCACGGGTCGGTGTACGCAGGTTCACCTGAGACTGTTGCCAAGAAGATTGTTCACGCCATTACATCGGTCGGTGCTCAGCGTTTTGACCTCAAATACGCCAACGGCCCAATGCCGCACGAGCGTTTGATGAAGTCGATTGAGCTATACGGTACCGAGGTTATTCCTCGAGTGCGCAAGCTGCTCGAGGCCTTCGAGTAA
- a CDS encoding TetR family transcriptional regulator yields MSNLTESTGKSSRHTRDDVLAAAMKILDELGLPDLTMRRLAATLEVQPGALYWHFANKQTLLACIADEIIERAKGIGVGLDWKAATRAEAESLRDALLAFRDGAEVVSSTLALGLGANQAQARLARAVAGGGFESATAETAAAAILHLILGQVWHEQQRIQADSLGVVSGTAGVTPEHAALGLPSNQAFELGIALLLEGLEQLAHSRNNLGTV; encoded by the coding sequence ATGAGCAACTTGACTGAGTCAACCGGCAAATCTTCGCGTCACACTCGCGACGATGTGCTGGCCGCTGCCATGAAGATTTTGGATGAGCTGGGCCTGCCCGACCTCACCATGCGCAGACTGGCCGCGACCCTTGAGGTTCAGCCGGGCGCTCTTTACTGGCACTTTGCCAATAAGCAAACCCTGCTGGCCTGCATCGCCGACGAGATCATCGAGCGCGCAAAGGGAATCGGTGTGGGTTTGGATTGGAAAGCCGCGACCCGCGCTGAAGCCGAGTCACTGCGCGACGCGCTACTTGCTTTTAGAGATGGTGCCGAAGTGGTTAGCAGCACACTGGCTTTGGGCTTGGGAGCCAATCAGGCCCAGGCGCGCTTGGCCAGAGCGGTTGCTGGCGGCGGGTTTGAATCAGCCACCGCAGAGACCGCGGCAGCAGCAATTTTGCACCTAATTTTGGGCCAGGTTTGGCACGAACAGCAACGCATTCAGGCCGACAGCCTGGGCGTAGTTAGCGGAACCGCTGGCGTAACCCCAGAGCACGCAGCCCTTGGCCTGCCTAGCAACCAGGCGTTTGAACTTGGTATTGCGCTGTTACTCGAAGGCCTCGAGCAGCTTGCGCACTCGAGGAATAACCTCGGTACCGTATAG
- a CDS encoding biotin transporter BioY — MSNRKPIEVRDLSKIAVFAAIIAVLGLPGTIPLFGGAVPISAQTLGVMLAGAVLGPWRGAVAVIVFELLVAAGLPLLAGGRGGLGVFVGPTVGFLIGWIVGAIVIGLIVRAHLGKPSVVRTVLGFILGGIVAIYAFGIPFMALILGISFTEALVGASVFLIGDGIKVVIATVVTLALYRAYPKAFAN, encoded by the coding sequence ATGTCAAACCGCAAGCCAATCGAAGTTCGCGACCTTTCAAAGATTGCTGTGTTTGCAGCCATTATTGCTGTTCTAGGTCTACCTGGAACCATCCCACTTTTCGGTGGCGCAGTGCCAATTTCAGCTCAGACCCTAGGTGTCATGCTGGCTGGTGCGGTTCTTGGTCCTTGGCGCGGTGCGGTTGCGGTAATCGTTTTTGAGTTGCTGGTTGCAGCAGGTCTGCCACTTCTTGCCGGTGGCCGCGGTGGCCTGGGTGTCTTCGTTGGCCCGACCGTCGGATTCCTAATCGGCTGGATCGTCGGCGCGATCGTTATCGGTCTTATCGTTCGTGCTCACCTTGGTAAGCCGAGCGTGGTGCGCACCGTTCTTGGCTTCATCCTCGGTGGAATCGTTGCCATCTACGCTTTCGGAATTCCATTCATGGCTCTAATTCTCGGCATTTCATTCACCGAAGCTTTGGTCGGTGCATCAGTATTCTTGATTGGTGACGGAATAAAGGTCGTAATTGCAACAGTTGTAACCCTTGCGCTTTACCGCGCCTACCCAAAGGCTTTCGCAAACTAG
- a CDS encoding ABC transporter ATP-binding protein, which produces MPRTSAISFDNVTVRFGGRSVLRNLNIKLDQRRIGVIGLNASGKSTFARLLNGLVTATEGRVSVHEIDPGKNPMAARREVGFIFSNPDMQIIMPTVQEDVAFSLRGSGLDKAELEAKVRAALIRFGLLAVAEEPAHSLSGGQKQLLAICAIWVANPGLIVADEPTALLDAANTKQIANLLLDELDQQLVLVTHDMNLAARCDVLLHFEDGRLEQMGEPDKVIDRYLASV; this is translated from the coding sequence ATGCCAAGAACCTCAGCAATCAGCTTTGACAATGTGACCGTACGATTCGGTGGTCGCTCGGTTCTGCGCAACCTCAACATCAAGTTGGACCAGCGCAGAATTGGTGTCATTGGTCTGAATGCTTCGGGCAAGTCAACCTTTGCAAGACTGCTCAACGGTTTGGTTACCGCGACCGAGGGCAGGGTTTCAGTTCACGAGATTGACCCGGGCAAAAACCCGATGGCGGCTAGGCGAGAAGTCGGCTTTATCTTCAGCAACCCTGACATGCAGATCATCATGCCAACCGTGCAAGAAGACGTTGCGTTTTCACTCCGCGGTTCGGGCCTAGATAAAGCCGAGCTAGAAGCCAAGGTTCGTGCGGCACTGATTAGGTTTGGGCTCTTGGCAGTTGCCGAAGAACCTGCTCACTCACTCAGCGGTGGTCAAAAGCAGCTTTTGGCAATCTGTGCAATTTGGGTAGCCAACCCGGGGCTGATTGTTGCCGACGAACCTACTGCGCTGCTTGATGCAGCCAACACCAAGCAAATTGCCAACCTCTTGCTCGATGAACTTGATCAGCAGTTGGTCTTGGTTACCCACGACATGAACCTGGCAGCCCGCTGCGATGTTCTGCTGCACTTTGAAGATGGCCGCCTTGAGCAAATGGGCGAGCCAGACAAAGTTATTGATCGCTACCTAGCGAGCGTTTAG
- a CDS encoding energy-coupling factor transporter transmembrane protein EcfT — MFSLYRPGASILHRINGGPKIIALAVIVLLISITGRNLVALSVAAIAMVVTYLLAGFGIRGFLNDLWQTRWLVLLMVVPQLIFLTLEQTVVNSGRVLVSVMFATLLSLTTKTSDMMIAIECVLGPWRRFGVAPEVVALLLSITITTIPVLAGFVNQVRVAQSARGSKPRLSRTTVPVLVLALKHADDMADAMAARGVTTERVASGSRVKALQV, encoded by the coding sequence GTGTTCAGCCTCTATCGCCCAGGCGCCAGCATTTTGCACCGCATCAATGGCGGCCCAAAAATCATTGCCCTGGCGGTCATCGTGCTGCTCATCTCTATTACCGGCCGCAACCTGGTTGCGCTATCGGTGGCCGCGATCGCCATGGTGGTGACGTATTTACTTGCCGGTTTTGGCATCCGCGGCTTTTTGAATGACCTTTGGCAGACCCGCTGGTTGGTGCTGTTGATGGTTGTGCCGCAGCTAATTTTTCTAACCCTCGAGCAAACCGTGGTCAACTCGGGTCGCGTCCTAGTGAGCGTGATGTTTGCCACTCTGCTTTCGCTGACCACCAAGACCTCAGACATGATGATCGCCATCGAGTGTGTGCTTGGGCCGTGGCGCCGATTTGGTGTGGCTCCCGAGGTTGTGGCCTTGCTGCTCTCAATAACCATCACGACCATTCCGGTCCTTGCGGGTTTTGTAAATCAGGTTCGCGTGGCTCAATCGGCCCGTGGTTCCAAGCCAAGGTTGAGCCGCACCACGGTTCCGGTATTGGTGCTGGCCCTAAAACATGCCGATGACATGGCCGACGCTATGGCGGCTAGAGGCGTGACTACCGAGCGCGTGGCATCAGGCAGCCGCGTAAAAGCTCTACAGGTTTAG
- a CDS encoding L-lactate dehydrogenase has product MLSRSSKVSVVGAGSVGASMAYAMLIRESAREVVLYDINEAKVTAEVLDLAHGTQFTGASSITGGTDIALTANSDVIVITAGAKQNPGQTRLELAGINFSILESMIPKLLEHSPEAIFLLVTNPCDVLATAALKLTGLPSNRVFSSGTVLDSSRLRWLLGAKLGVSTDSIHALIVGEHGDSEFALWSQAHIGPVPLSKWITDTGSALTRTDLDELALSVKTAAYKVIEGKGATNYAIGLSGARIVEAIVRDENAILPVSSVLSNYRGVDGIAMSVPTLVNRNGAVRAIDVPMDASEQLLFEASASAIANSLAQLNL; this is encoded by the coding sequence ATGCTCTCGCGAAGCTCTAAGGTCTCAGTTGTCGGTGCCGGCTCAGTCGGTGCCTCAATGGCCTACGCCATGCTCATTCGTGAGTCTGCGCGCGAGGTTGTTCTGTACGACATCAATGAAGCCAAGGTAACCGCCGAGGTTCTAGACCTAGCCCACGGAACCCAGTTCACCGGAGCATCTTCTATTACCGGTGGCACCGACATTGCCCTGACCGCTAATTCAGATGTAATTGTGATCACTGCCGGCGCAAAGCAGAACCCAGGGCAAACCCGCCTTGAACTAGCTGGCATCAACTTTTCAATTCTTGAATCGATGATTCCAAAGCTGCTTGAGCACTCGCCTGAGGCCATCTTCTTGCTGGTCACTAATCCGTGTGATGTGTTGGCAACCGCAGCACTCAAGCTGACCGGGCTGCCTTCTAACCGCGTGTTCTCATCGGGTACAGTTTTGGATTCATCCCGTTTGCGCTGGTTGCTTGGAGCAAAGCTTGGGGTCAGCACCGACAGCATTCACGCGCTGATTGTTGGTGAGCACGGCGACTCTGAGTTTGCCCTTTGGAGCCAGGCGCACATCGGCCCAGTGCCATTGAGTAAGTGGATTACCGACACCGGCTCTGCACTAACCCGAACCGACCTTGATGAATTGGCGCTTTCGGTAAAGACCGCTGCCTACAAAGTGATTGAAGGCAAGGGTGCCACCAACTATGCGATTGGGCTTTCGGGCGCACGCATTGTTGAGGCCATTGTGCGAGATGAGAACGCGATTCTGCCGGTGAGCTCAGTACTTAGCAACTATCGCGGTGTTGACGGCATTGCGATGTCGGTACCGACTCTGGTTAACCGAAACGGTGCGGTTCGTGCGATTGATGTGCCGATGGATGCATCAGAGCAGTTGTTATTTGAAGCTTCGGCGAGCGCAATTGCAAACTCGCTGGCTCAACTAAACCTGTAG
- a CDS encoding putative PEP-binding protein produces MSLAQGTVLSGLGVGLNSSVGEVLVVKPQAPLPEWSKSSKSAGDEKAALKQAITNVANTLDTLGERAGGTTAEIFEALKFLLEDEELFELAESNIDEGWTAGAGYGKAVDTFAELLGGDPDFDERVKDLQDLSKRVQADLAGIEMALTLPETGRIVLVGEDFSPADTAQFTKAVVGVITLKGGPTSHTAIICRSRSIPAVVSCGAAADLSNGDTVLVDPVGDRVVTGGDESLATKAIEFVALNEDPVIPVRANIGTLADAQGASAETLAEGVGLFRTELLYLSAATAPTINQQVASYSEILAAAPAGPIVVRTIDAGSDKPVPFLHMPHEENPSLGVRGFRLIQDHRQFIEDQLTSLEAARLATGREVWVMAPMIATVQEAKQFAELARSIGGYKVGVMVETPSIAAMVDQLEGVVDFVSIGTNDLSQYLFAADRMNPSLGALLNHWQPGLIRTLARIADGGKKAGISVGVCGESASDPAFAVVLAGLGISSVSVSKSQVTVVRNALSSLDLADCKEIANKVLAATSAEEAKAAALNALAKL; encoded by the coding sequence TTGTCTCTTGCTCAGGGCACCGTTCTGTCTGGCCTAGGTGTCGGCCTCAACTCGTCAGTCGGCGAGGTCCTTGTTGTAAAGCCTCAGGCTCCGCTTCCGGAGTGGAGCAAGTCATCGAAGTCTGCAGGAGACGAGAAGGCTGCGCTTAAGCAAGCGATTACAAATGTTGCCAATACTTTGGACACCCTCGGCGAGCGCGCCGGCGGAACCACTGCCGAGATCTTCGAAGCACTCAAGTTTTTGCTTGAGGACGAAGAGCTTTTTGAGCTAGCTGAATCAAACATCGATGAGGGTTGGACTGCCGGTGCCGGCTATGGCAAGGCGGTTGACACCTTTGCCGAGCTACTTGGCGGCGACCCTGACTTTGACGAGCGCGTAAAGGACCTACAGGACCTTTCAAAGCGTGTGCAGGCAGACCTAGCCGGAATCGAAATGGCACTAACCCTGCCAGAGACCGGCCGCATTGTTTTGGTGGGCGAGGACTTTAGCCCGGCCGACACCGCCCAGTTCACTAAGGCTGTAGTTGGTGTTATCACCCTCAAGGGTGGACCAACCAGCCACACCGCAATCATCTGCCGTTCACGCAGCATTCCAGCTGTGGTTTCTTGTGGCGCTGCTGCCGACCTATCAAACGGTGACACCGTTTTGGTTGACCCAGTTGGCGACCGCGTAGTTACCGGCGGAGACGAATCATTGGCAACCAAGGCAATCGAGTTTGTGGCCTTGAACGAAGACCCAGTGATTCCGGTTCGCGCAAACATCGGTACCTTGGCAGACGCCCAGGGTGCATCGGCCGAAACCTTGGCTGAGGGTGTTGGACTGTTCCGCACCGAGTTGCTTTACCTATCGGCAGCAACTGCTCCGACCATTAATCAGCAGGTTGCTAGCTACAGCGAGATTCTTGCTGCTGCACCGGCTGGCCCAATCGTGGTTCGCACCATCGATGCTGGTTCAGACAAGCCTGTGCCGTTCTTGCACATGCCTCACGAAGAGAACCCTTCACTTGGTGTGCGCGGATTCCGTTTGATTCAGGACCACCGCCAGTTCATCGAAGACCAGCTGACCAGCCTTGAGGCTGCACGCTTGGCCACCGGCCGCGAGGTTTGGGTTATGGCCCCGATGATTGCAACCGTGCAGGAGGCAAAGCAGTTTGCAGAGTTGGCACGTAGCATCGGTGGTTACAAGGTTGGCGTGATGGTTGAGACACCTTCTATTGCAGCCATGGTTGATCAGCTTGAAGGCGTTGTTGACTTTGTGAGCATCGGCACCAACGACCTGTCTCAGTACCTATTTGCAGCTGACCGCATGAACCCATCTTTGGGTGCTTTGCTAAACCACTGGCAGCCAGGATTGATTCGCACCCTGGCCCGCATTGCTGATGGCGGCAAGAAGGCCGGTATTTCAGTTGGTGTTTGTGGCGAGAGCGCGTCTGACCCAGCATTTGCTGTGGTGCTAGCCGGTCTTGGTATTTCATCGGTGAGCGTTTCTAAGTCTCAGGTGACTGTGGTGCGAAACGCGTTGTCTTCACTGGACCTAGCCGACTGCAAAGAGATTGCCAACAAGGTTTTGGCGGCCACCTCTGCAGAAGAGGCAAAGGCTGCTGCACTAAATGCTCTCGCGAAGCTCTAA
- a CDS encoding HPr family phosphocarrier protein codes for MSVISLEVEVLDPIGLHARPASQIVKLVKESGLTITIGRPGEDFVKANSALMLMSLKIKTGEKLTLQFETEDSAVAADLHAQIQEFLKG; via the coding sequence ATGTCTGTTATCTCGCTTGAGGTTGAGGTTCTTGACCCTATCGGTCTGCACGCTCGCCCAGCCAGCCAAATCGTGAAGCTGGTTAAGGAGTCAGGTTTGACCATCACTATTGGTCGCCCAGGCGAGGACTTCGTTAAGGCCAACTCAGCACTGATGCTGATGTCTCTAAAGATCAAGACCGGCGAGAAGCTAACCCTTCAGTTTGAGACTGAAGACTCAGCGGTTGCAGCAGACCTGCACGCTCAGATCCAAGAGTTCCTGAAGGGCTAG
- a CDS encoding fructose PTS transporter subunit IIA — MSTAVTTADIVIVDIEATTKEEATRLLAERLLAAGRITEIEGYLEAVAKREEHFPTGIEGGIAIPHAQSDLVTAPSVAVATSVEGIDFGADDGPSHLIFLIAAPASGDSAHLSILASLARKVMHEEFRDALRADKSPASIAETVTREVQ; from the coding sequence TTGAGTACAGCTGTAACTACTGCAGACATCGTTATCGTCGATATTGAAGCAACCACCAAAGAAGAGGCAACCCGTCTTCTTGCAGAGCGTTTGCTTGCTGCAGGCCGCATCACCGAGATCGAGGGTTACCTCGAGGCAGTCGCAAAGCGCGAAGAACACTTCCCAACCGGCATCGAGGGTGGCATTGCTATTCCTCACGCACAGAGTGACCTTGTAACCGCCCCATCAGTTGCAGTAGCAACGTCAGTCGAGGGCATTGACTTTGGTGCCGACGACGGCCCATCGCACCTAATCTTCCTAATCGCAGCGCCAGCATCTGGCGACAGCGCACACCTTTCGATCCTGGCTTCGCTAGCTCGTAAGGTAATGCACGAGGAGTTCCGCGACGCACTGCGCGCCGACAAGAGCCCAGCATCTATCGCAGAGACCGTTACCCGAGAGGTTCAGTAA
- a CDS encoding fructose PTS transporter subunit IIB produces MAKIVCVTSCITGIAHTYMAAEALEQAGKKLGHEVIVETQGSAGSNPLKQDVIDSADAVIFGVDLEVVGRERFNGKPYIEVPVAKAMRGATALITEVLEAAANGTAKKVGNEASAAQPAEKEKAAEKPSSEKKGGFLGGLFGKK; encoded by the coding sequence ATGGCAAAAATCGTTTGTGTCACTTCATGCATCACCGGCATCGCCCACACCTACATGGCAGCAGAGGCTCTAGAGCAGGCTGGCAAGAAGCTAGGTCACGAGGTAATCGTTGAGACCCAGGGTTCAGCAGGTTCAAACCCACTAAAGCAAGACGTCATTGATTCAGCTGACGCTGTGATCTTTGGTGTTGACCTAGAGGTAGTTGGCCGCGAGCGTTTCAACGGCAAGCCATACATCGAGGTACCGGTTGCTAAGGCAATGCGCGGTGCAACTGCACTTATCACTGAAGTTCTAGAGGCAGCTGCCAACGGAACCGCCAAGAAAGTTGGCAACGAAGCTTCTGCTGCTCAACCAGCAGAGAAAGAGAAGGCGGCAGAGAAGCCATCTTCAGAGAAGAAGGGCGGCTTCCTCGGAGGCCTCTTCGGTAAGAAGTAA
- a CDS encoding PTS fructose transporter subunit IIC has product MSNASIGTRIRQWLMTGVSYMIPFVAAGGILIALGFLLGAAAAGTDGIHAYDAAKMGVPTNEGGAVTGFDLLNVGNWAFIIFWLGKAAFAFFVPVLAGYIAFAIADRPGIAPGFVAGALATGLDGNPLGTGTGFLGAIAGGFIAGFAALWISRWPVANWIKPVMPVVVIPLLASIIAGVSMVLVLKTPIGALVTGLTEWLNGISTAGLVVLGIVIGLMMAFDMGGPVNKVAYTFGVTGLAAAGAVASATEFQVMAIVMAAGMTPPLGLALATQLRKKLFTESERENGKAAWLLGASFISEGAIPFAAADPIRVIPSIMLGSGVTGALVAVFGNELRAPHGGIFVFPLVTNALTYVLAILIGTAVTALAVIVAKGIGNKAE; this is encoded by the coding sequence GTGAGTAACGCATCAATCGGAACTCGCATCCGCCAATGGCTGATGACCGGTGTTTCATACATGATTCCTTTCGTAGCAGCCGGCGGTATTTTGATCGCTCTTGGCTTCCTTCTTGGAGCCGCTGCTGCAGGTACTGATGGTATCCACGCGTACGACGCAGCAAAGATGGGTGTTCCAACCAACGAGGGTGGAGCAGTAACCGGATTTGACCTGCTAAACGTAGGTAACTGGGCATTCATCATCTTCTGGCTAGGTAAGGCTGCATTCGCATTCTTCGTGCCAGTACTAGCTGGTTACATTGCATTCGCAATTGCTGACCGTCCTGGTATCGCACCTGGCTTCGTTGCTGGTGCACTTGCAACCGGTCTAGACGGCAACCCATTGGGTACCGGCACCGGCTTCCTTGGCGCAATCGCTGGTGGTTTCATCGCTGGTTTTGCTGCTCTATGGATCAGCCGCTGGCCAGTAGCTAACTGGATCAAGCCAGTTATGCCAGTAGTTGTAATTCCTCTACTAGCTTCGATCATTGCTGGTGTTTCAATGGTTCTAGTTCTAAAGACCCCAATTGGTGCACTTGTTACCGGTCTAACCGAGTGGCTAAACGGCATCTCAACTGCAGGTCTAGTTGTACTAGGTATCGTTATCGGTCTAATGATGGCATTCGACATGGGTGGCCCAGTTAACAAGGTTGCTTACACCTTCGGTGTTACCGGTCTTGCTGCTGCTGGTGCTGTTGCTTCAGCAACCGAGTTCCAGGTTATGGCTATCGTTATGGCTGCAGGTATGACTCCTCCACTAGGTCTTGCACTAGCTACCCAGCTACGCAAGAAGCTATTCACCGAGTCAGAGCGCGAAAACGGTAAGGCTGCATGGCTACTAGGTGCATCATTCATCTCTGAAGGTGCAATCCCATTCGCTGCTGCTGACCCAATCCGCGTGATTCCTTCAATCATGCTTGGTTCTGGTGTAACCGGTGCTCTAGTTGCTGTATTCGGCAACGAGCTACGCGCACCACACGGTGGTATCTTCGTGTTCCCACTAGTGACCAACGCTCTAACCTACGTACTAGCAATCCTTATTGGTACCGCTGTTACTGCTCTTGCAGTAATCGTTGCCAAGGGTATTGGCAACAAGGCTGAGTAA
- a CDS encoding ABC transporter permease, protein MELAEYAAQHGLKRMGARPPFASYLKDAWARRDFAIALSKFTNDALNARNRLGRWWMVLLPTIQATTYGLIFGIILGDNRPDNFLPFLFTGVFLFSFFSASFSTGASSLTSNNGLVKSLSFPRILLPISAVIRQLINLLPQLAVLLVLVLIIQRQVTLSWFGLIPVVLLMIVFSAGLAMVSARLTTQVRDFSNLIPFITRIMFYTSGIFFSIDSLLDQYPTLMAIMKWNPVYDFIELGRGALVSGHSMEPQLWIGASVWAFGLFILGTVYFWKAEERYGRD, encoded by the coding sequence ATGGAACTCGCAGAATATGCAGCGCAGCATGGCCTTAAGCGCATGGGCGCTCGACCACCCTTCGCGAGCTACCTCAAAGATGCTTGGGCTCGCCGAGACTTTGCCATTGCACTCTCAAAATTCACCAATGATGCCCTGAATGCGCGTAACCGCCTTGGCCGCTGGTGGATGGTTCTTCTGCCAACCATCCAGGCAACCACCTACGGCCTGATCTTCGGCATCATCCTTGGGGACAACCGCCCCGACAACTTCTTGCCGTTCCTCTTTACCGGCGTATTTTTGTTCTCATTCTTCTCAGCCAGTTTTTCAACCGGCGCAAGCTCGCTCACGAGCAACAACGGCTTGGTCAAGAGCCTCAGCTTTCCTCGCATCCTGCTGCCAATCTCGGCAGTTATCCGCCAGCTCATCAACCTATTGCCGCAGTTGGCAGTGCTATTGGTTTTGGTGCTCATCATTCAGCGTCAGGTCACCTTGAGCTGGTTTGGGCTCATCCCGGTGGTGCTGTTGATGATTGTGTTCAGCGCCGGTCTGGCCATGGTGTCGGCACGCTTGACCACCCAGGTTCGCGACTTTTCAAACCTGATTCCGTTCATCACTCGAATCATGTTCTACACCAGCGGTATTTTCTTCAGCATCGACAGCCTGCTCGACCAGTACCCAACCCTGATGGCCATCATGAAGTGGAACCCGGTTTACGACTTCATCGAGCTTGGCCGCGGTGCCTTGGTCAGTGGCCACAGCATGGAGCCTCAGCTTTGGATCGGGGCATCGGTGTGGGCATTTGGGTTGTTCATCTTGGGCACGGTTTACTTCTGGAAAGCCGAGGAGCGCTATGGCCGAGACTAA
- a CDS encoding ABC transporter ATP-binding protein, whose amino-acid sequence MAETNERKPVVIVDDVHIVYKVYASGKRAVGENSRNGLLKKKTQLREVHAVKGVSFTVYEGESVGLIGSNGSGKSSLMRAVSGLTPIDKGNIYASARPTLLGVGAALLPALSGEKNILLGGMAMGLDRKEAEQSVDAITEFAGLEQFIELPMRTYSSGMSARLRFAIAAHRDHDILIIDEALAVGDQAFRNRSEARMRQMKDSAGTVFLVSHSMKSILDTCTRVIWLEKGVLRMDGDPQTVVDAYNAANGSTTVD is encoded by the coding sequence ATGGCCGAGACTAACGAACGCAAACCGGTTGTCATTGTCGACGACGTTCACATTGTTTATAAGGTTTATGCCTCGGGCAAGCGTGCCGTGGGCGAGAACAGCCGCAACGGTCTGCTGAAAAAGAAGACCCAGCTTCGCGAGGTTCACGCCGTCAAGGGCGTCAGCTTCACCGTCTACGAGGGTGAGTCGGTTGGCCTGATCGGCAGCAACGGCTCGGGCAAGTCATCTTTGATGCGCGCGGTCTCTGGCCTAACCCCAATCGACAAAGGCAACATCTACGCCTCGGCTCGTCCGACCCTGCTTGGCGTTGGAGCAGCCTTGTTGCCGGCGCTTTCGGGTGAAAAGAACATTCTGCTGGGTGGCATGGCAATGGGCCTTGACCGCAAAGAGGCCGAGCAGTCGGTTGACGCAATTACCGAATTCGCTGGCCTTGAGCAGTTCATTGAACTGCCGATGCGCACCTACTCATCGGGCATGTCAGCCCGCCTGCGTTTTGCCATTGCAGCGCACCGCGACCACGACATTTTGATCATCGATGAGGCTTTGGCCGTTGGTGACCAGGCGTTCCGCAACCGCTCTGAGGCTCGCATGCGCCAGATGAAAGACAGCGCCGGCACCGTGTTTTTGGTTAGCCACAGCATGAAGTCAATTCTTGATACCTGTACCCGCGTTATCTGGCTTGAAAAAGGCGTGCTGCGCATGGATGGCGACCCTCAGACCGTTGTCGACGCATACAACGCAGCCAACGGCTCAACCACGGTCGACTAA